In the Flagellimonas sp. HMM57 genome, one interval contains:
- a CDS encoding serine hydrolase, whose amino-acid sequence MRRKIVLTIVFSLFILMLFLWIVNPQIFRIIRFQKPGVKTYEYFPVREMEKSSHPFIFPEKKVPQNQLDTLLVENGAGKRVSFSEYFKSGELLAFLVIRNDTLIYEKYGSDYDRGTISNTFSIGKSMISLLTGKAIELGYIDGTKQHINDFITPFKNNPDLQKLRIEDLLNMKSGLKFERAGNGLISDLFCDEARFFYTSTLKKDLLHVRSNTLPGKRWKYSNLDPLILTWAIENATGKYVSDFFQQEIWNPIGAEYKASWGIDQIGGLENSPSSFQCTAIDLAKVGRLLLKKGVRDSTQIISSDWIAQSIAIDQGNRANTSKGKQRATHQYYWWLPQENFEGDFSAEGLRGQRLYINPIQNIIIVQFANRGFGGYPYRAISNHLTSKTTILAH is encoded by the coding sequence ATGAGAAGAAAAATAGTGCTGACCATTGTGTTTTCCCTCTTTATTTTGATGCTATTTTTATGGATAGTCAATCCACAGATTTTCAGAATCATCAGATTTCAAAAACCTGGGGTAAAAACCTACGAATACTTTCCAGTGAGGGAAATGGAAAAAAGCTCACACCCATTTATTTTTCCAGAAAAAAAAGTCCCACAAAACCAGCTCGATACATTGCTTGTAGAAAACGGCGCAGGGAAAAGGGTATCATTCTCAGAATACTTCAAATCTGGTGAATTACTGGCCTTTCTTGTCATTAGAAATGACACACTTATCTATGAAAAATACGGTAGTGACTACGATCGTGGCACTATATCAAACACATTTTCAATTGGAAAATCAATGATTTCCCTTTTGACCGGAAAAGCAATAGAGCTGGGTTATATAGATGGTACTAAACAACACATCAATGATTTTATAACTCCTTTTAAAAACAATCCAGACCTCCAAAAATTACGTATAGAAGATCTGTTGAACATGAAATCGGGATTGAAATTCGAGCGTGCTGGTAATGGGCTTATTTCAGACCTATTCTGCGATGAGGCGCGGTTTTTTTATACGAGTACTCTTAAAAAGGATTTGTTGCATGTAAGGTCGAATACCTTACCCGGAAAGAGATGGAAATACAGCAATCTGGACCCCTTAATTTTAACATGGGCCATTGAGAATGCTACCGGTAAGTATGTTTCCGATTTCTTTCAACAGGAAATATGGAATCCTATTGGAGCAGAATACAAAGCAAGTTGGGGTATAGACCAAATAGGAGGACTTGAAAACTCACCAAGTAGTTTTCAATGTACAGCCATAGATTTGGCCAAGGTAGGGCGTCTTTTATTAAAAAAAGGAGTTCGAGACTCAACCCAGATTATCTCTTCAGATTGGATTGCCCAAAGTATTGCCATTGATCAGGGAAATAGGGCCAACACCTCCAAAGGAAAACAAAGGGCAACACATCAATATTATTGGTGGTTGCCGCAGGAAAATTTTGAAGGGGATTTTTCCGCTGAAGGCTTACGAGGACAGCGCCTCTATATAAACCCCATTCAGAACATCATCATTGTTCAATTCGCCAATCGCGGATTTGGGGGATATCCTTATAGAGCAATATCAAACCACTTGACCAGCAAAACCACGATATTGGCACATTAA
- a CDS encoding DUF3575 domain-containing protein, which produces MKYKLSLFLVLLSFFQTQAQSTGQDINNPLEKRNDLKLNILRAVSGAVEVSYDRNLNRKSSLGASVFIPFNQQNPSKDIDVNYFVTSYYRRYFGKKYASGFFIEGFGTLSSIDGKQLMDMDGNLTQKEGPDSIDFSLGLGFGSKWITKNGFVFEANVGLGRLLFNAKETDHDSVYRLGISIGRRF; this is translated from the coding sequence ATGAAATATAAACTATCACTATTCCTCGTACTGTTGTCCTTTTTTCAAACCCAGGCACAAAGTACCGGTCAGGATATCAATAATCCATTGGAAAAAAGGAATGATCTAAAACTCAACATTCTTAGGGCCGTTTCCGGTGCTGTTGAAGTAAGTTATGACAGAAACCTCAACCGTAAATCGTCACTGGGAGCTTCTGTTTTTATCCCTTTCAATCAACAAAACCCTTCCAAAGATATTGATGTGAACTATTTTGTTACTTCCTATTACCGAAGATATTTTGGAAAAAAATATGCTTCGGGTTTCTTCATTGAAGGGTTTGGAACCTTAAGTTCTATCGATGGAAAACAACTAATGGATATGGATGGTAACCTAACCCAAAAAGAAGGCCCGGATAGTATTGATTTTTCGCTAGGTCTTGGCTTTGGGAGTAAATGGATAACCAAAAATGGTTTCGTATTTGAAGCCAATGTAGGGTTAGGACGTCTTTTGTTCAATGCAAAAGAAACAGATCACGATAGTGTATACAGGCTCGGTATTAGCATTGGGCGTAGATTTTAA